The Symbiobacterium terraclitae genomic sequence GGCGCTGGCCCGTGAGGGGTGCGACCTCGCCATCTGCAGCCGCAGCGAGGAGGCCATCAGCTCGGCCGCCGGGCGGATACGCCAGGAGACCGGGCGCAAGGTGCTCGCTATGGCGGCGGACGTCAGCCGAAAGGAGGACCTGGAGCGGTTCGTCGCAGCGGCGCTGGCGGAGTACGGCGGCGTGGACATCGTGGTCTCCAACACCGGCGGCCCGCCCGCGGGCGGTTTCCTCGACTTCGACGACGATGCCTGGGTCAACGCCTTCAACTCGCTCCTGATGCCGGCCGTCCGCCTGAGCCGAGCCGCGCTGCCCTCCATGAAGGAGCGGGGATTCGGCCGGATCATCTACATCACGTCCTCCGGCGTGAAGCAGCCCATCCAGAACCTGATCCTCTCCAACTCCCTCCGGGCCGCCGTCACCAACATGATGAAGAGCCTGGCCACCGAGGTGGCGCCGCTGGGTATCACGGTGAACTGCGTGGCTCCCGGCCGGATCCACACCGACCGGGTGGACTCCCTCGATCAGGGCGCTGCCGCCCGGAGCGGCAAGAGCCTGGAGGAGGTCCGCAGGGAGGCGGCGAGCCGCATCCCCGTCGGCCGCTACGGCAGGCCGGAGGAGTTCGGCCGCGCGGTCGCCTTCCTCGCCAGCGAGGCGGCCTCGTACATCACGGGTTCGGCGTGGCAGTTGGACGGCGGCATGGTGGGTAGCCTGTAGGCGGTGCAGTCGCGCCTCGGCCAACGGCCTCGAGGCGCTGCCGCAGGATCGGTGCAACCACATCGTATAGTTGACGCCGCCGGGCGTGCCCCGCACTCGGGTGCGGGCATCCCGGCGGCGTTGCTCTCCACCCTGCCGCTCGTGCACCTGGACGGGCTCGGCAGCGGTGCGGTCCGGCCGCGCCCCAGCGCGCCTCACTCCAGCTCCAGGATCCGCTCGGCGATGCGCCGGAAGAGGGGTGCGGCGAAGGTCCCGCCCGAACGGCCGTCCTCGATCAGCACCACGACCAC encodes the following:
- a CDS encoding SDR family oxidoreductase; the protein is MTAASTGLGYASALALAREGCDLAICSRSEEAISSAAGRIRQETGRKVLAMAADVSRKEDLERFVAAALAEYGGVDIVVSNTGGPPAGGFLDFDDDAWVNAFNSLLMPAVRLSRAALPSMKERGFGRIIYITSSGVKQPIQNLILSNSLRAAVTNMMKSLATEVAPLGITVNCVAPGRIHTDRVDSLDQGAAARSGKSLEEVRREAASRIPVGRYGRPEEFGRAVAFLASEAASYITGSAWQLDGGMVGSL